The Toxorhynchites rutilus septentrionalis strain SRP chromosome 3, ASM2978413v1, whole genome shotgun sequence genome includes a region encoding these proteins:
- the LOC129776047 gene encoding PAX-interacting protein 1 isoform X2, which produces MNANDENLANDSVASTSSAASAATSALESLKIRDDLFKSVKCFITGTLDPKVATLLEDGGASISKFMDFITHLVCGSNYDENDITQAAELYEVPSVTEAWVYASARLGRLASTKAYFPLKSALFTNLTFAAIQLDNRDLKRLYAIITFHGGTLRNRFDRQTTHLICGIAKGSIYTKALGIADVSLVTPDWPIECLKANSLIACETYHPRLVITPKIFKQAPQRSPTTVQKLEPEKPLASIIGFDFEENLLKTEVPTCGAGKKEDEVVPPGGQQTVGQVEEAQTRISPQIQAIPSSQQQAQTSSGPRSTRPPGPLSQQQQQQVVNRSNESTNQTTHQQQIQTQNQQVQQQQIPFQPQQQVQLQQPALQQQQKQQQDQFQKVTMQQPQSAQQQQLPTQQVLQQQQQQQQQQQQQQQQQQQQQQQQHQQSQQQQTFHQVSGQIQQSQRTQSIVMQPQQQHQLQPMQAPQLPSQQLPSQQQQSPQQQAHQQHTQQLQSQQHQLQLQQQQLQQQQQQQQQQQQQQQQQQQQQQMQQQQQQLNSPSQQHSGPQMQQQVQQPVLQPPNQHSLQHNLQQQTLQQQVQHNVNQIQQKMAQHQLLQQQKQLQQQQQQQQQQVLQSQPTIPQQPILQQQPPSQQQQIVQQHQIQMQHGQSGQIIQQVIQQQQQQQQQQQQSGQAKQNIQVVFKGGQTSQQQQQQTSQQQHIQQIMSNLTAGTEAQNPQQQKIIRQITINQGPPTVQQQQQQQLSQQQLQITQQQIQANHQQLQQLPGQQQQSQPQQQPLMIQRTLSQQQIPSQSIQSGQPGQMLQQQGLQQSQQPKIIQQTIIHPPITSNYQTITKQLIVGQPQSQQQPLQQQQPQTPQSSQQQALQQQQVLQHQQMQKPGGAIHTSNQQQPQQLVQRIVQQQVLQGAPGSNQHSGQPQNIVIINQGSNQQQIITSSAGPLPGQMQAMTQQQRVQYLQNLQQQKQQSQQIIVSGSGPGPGSSQQQSQILQQPVQTGQTISQNIVHIQQRPLQQNMNVQTGGPGQTQLQHQQVMTSVGQGMLAGQQQTGQQPQQQQQTIVVQQQHMVGNQQPTIIQQQMLSQQQPQQQSLQQPQQQLIIQQSVQGSQTGQPQQQIIQQTIPNSGGTVHQLLQQSSQQSGPGPTILQQHIVGQAAPPTSQPMEGQIMQQTGPGGEIIQQTQLIAGQQQQQPGQQQSQLIAGQQQQQPGQQQTQPQWASQSPIHQQSQPNQSPIQQFQQQPQGIPAGATIIQQTIVPPGATVPGQPGVAPGPPGGPPQFVRSTLRPQVQRQYIQLDPQTHATLQKLDPAARQEYIDRLQAKQRVLMQQRQQHAAAFQARPGHPGMQAGVRQQQIIYRGPMPPGLNQQQQMQWIQQQNARPGVQVRPGAPGLSPITQQNVAPPGSPMGQFPIDPNTSPQHQQQQQQQRMQLERQQQHRLLQMQLQREQAQKGVQGQPQQGQVVSPRGAGFPPDGIIGDGTTTIVQQTIVGPPQDPNVPPGTQQMKNQTKTALANMLSSRLGANGNVVPNIPEAAAATEPSAAGTLRMMTAQHNAALQQTMTPRSPQELIVLQQQRRTLGNITNSGAPVGAVVNPIVQQVPPGTPGISQTPPMKGAPPFSPGRAPLPRPQYYGHNPNLKLHPELFLLGCTFFIIEYDETHKNDIEDWKTIIKKHGGDIETFYGPKVTHVLCRTQRHGVVMQAIRDAKRCITSYWLNDIVLKKQLLPPWQALHLPTPSIFGNQKPATRHNMSLTGFEGDERFRIKQMIEESGAKMTPYFSKSNTVLICKRIDNQKYKYAKDWNIPTVNTVWLSDILLGNLSAMQQCDGPKYQQFNLSCPFRIDYNLVMHLMTAWKSPINLTPESHERVKRSLSEPPQSASTVKKVRTLPPLELIPNEIICQRQLDADSIPNVLFSQIDNVEGLTRAVMTLGGRIASGPPDATHLVMTRVARTVKLIAAITKIKHLLSTKWITESAVAGFFLPMEDYKLDVKELDEMFKCELYKVLESPIRGKLFEGKIFFVTPQVKPSFKDVRQMIELSGGVVEKNPRTIKKIRETNLEKPGSYVIVSCPEDRVIIQPFIQKGKHGVCQICTTEFVMQSILQQKLTIEPHIIKWELVS; this is translated from the exons ATGAATGCCAACGATGAAAACTTGGCGAACGATTCGGTGGCAAGCACTTCCTCAGCAGCATCCGCGGCCACTTCTGCCTTGGAGAGCCTGAAGATTCGCGACGATCTGTTCAAAAGTGTCAAGTGCTTTATTACTGGAACGCTAGATCCTAAG GTTGCCACATTACTTGAAGATGGTGGAGCATCAATATCGAAGTTTATGGACTTTATTACTCATCTTGTTTGTGGCAGCAATTACGATGAAAACGATATAACACAGGCGGCGGAACTGTACGAAGTACCGTCAGTAACGGAAGCGTGGGTTTACGCATCGGCTCGGCTTGGTCGATTGGCTTCCACGAAAGCATATTTTCCACTCAAATCGGCTCTCTTTACCAATCTCACATTTGCCGCCATCCAGCTGGATAATCGAGACTTAAAAAGGCTGTACGCCATTATTACGTTCCACGGTGGCACCTTGAGGAACCGATTCGATCGGCAGACGACGCACCTGATCTGTGGCATCGCCAAAGGATCCATTTATACGAAGGCTCTCGGCATTGCTGATGTCAGTTTGGTTACGCCAGACTGGCCAATAGAGTGTCTGAAAGCAAACAGTCTAATAGCGTGTGAGACATACCATCCGCGACTAGTGATAACTCCTAAAATATTTAAACAAGCGCCGCAGCGGTCACCTACAACGGTGCAAAAATTAGAACCTGAGAAACCATTGGCTAGTATAATTGGATTTGATTTCGAAGAGAATCTCTTGAAGACGGAAGTTCCAACCTGCGGTGCTGGAAAGAAGGAGGACGAAGTGGTACCACCAGGGGGCCAACAAACTGTTGGTCAAGTAGAAGAAGCGCAAACACGCATTTCGCCCCAAATTCAAGCGATACCTTCTTCGCAACAGCAGGCACAAACTTCTTCTGGACCAAGGAGTACAAGACCGCCAGGTCCGTTGtcccagcagcaacagcagcaagtCGTGAATAGATCGAACGAATCGACGAACCAAACCACACATCAACAACAGATTCAAACACAGAATCAACAGGTTCAGCAACAACAGATTCCATTCCAGCCGCAGCAGCAAGTGCAACTACAGCAGCCTGccctgcagcagcagcagaagcaaCAACAGGACCAGTTTCAAAAG GTCACAATGCAGCAGCCACAAAGTGCTCAACAACAGCAGTTGCCAACGCAACAGgtgctgcagcagcagcagcagcaacaacagcagcagcagcagcagcagcagcaacagcaacaacagcagcagcagcaacaccaACAATCACAACAACAGCAAACCTTTCACCAGGTGTCAGGTCAGATACAACAGTCACAACGAACACAAAG CATTGTCATGcagccgcagcagcagcaccagtTACAGCCAATGCAAGCTCCACAACTACCATCTCAACAATTGCCTTCTCAACAACAACAGTCCCCGCAACAGCAAGCTCATCAACAACATACGCAGCAGTTACAATCTCAGCAACATCAGTTGCAGCTTCAACAACAGCAAttacagcagcaacagcaacagcagcaacagcagcagcagcaacagcagcaacagcaacaacagcaacaaatgcaacagcaacagcaacagttGAATTCCCCATCGCAACAACACAGTGGTCCACAAATGCAGCAACAAGTTCAGCAGCCAGTATTACAACCACCGAATCAACACTCGCTCCAACACAACTTACAGCAGCAGACGCTGCAACAGCAGGTACAACATAATGTTAACCAAATTCAGCAGAAAATGGCTCAACACCAGCTTCTACAACAGCAAAAACAAttacagcagcaacaacaacagcagcagcagcaggttCTGCAATCACAGCCAACAATTCCACAACAACCAATTCTTCAACAACAGCCACCTTCTCAACAACAGCAAATCGTTCAGCAGCATCAAATTCAAATGCAGCATGGGCAATCGGGCCAGATAATTCAGCAAGTTAttcagcaacaacagcaacaacagcaacaacaacagcaatctGGCCAGGCCAAACAGAACATTCAGGTCGTGTTCAAAGGTGGTCAAACAtcgcagcaacagcaacagcaaacTTCCCAGCAGCAGCATATTCAGCAAATCATGTCAAATCTAACGGCCGGAACGGAAGCACAAAATCCACAGCAGCAAAAGATTATTAGGCAGATTACGATCAATCAGGGGCCACCAACTgttcagcagcaacagcaacaacaactttCCCAACAGCAGCTCCAAATTACCCAGCAGCAGATTCAGGCTAATCACCAACAGTTACAACAATTACCGGGCCAACAACAACAAAGCCAACCACAGCAGCAACCGTTGATGATTCAGAGGACTTTATCTCAACAACAGATCCCATCACAATCCATTCAATCTGGGCAACCTGGACAGATGCTGCAGCAACAAGGCCTACAACAAAGTCAACAGCCGAAAATTATTCAGCAAACGATCATTCACCCACCCATCACTTccaactatcaaacaattacCAAACAGTTGATCGTTGGGCAGCCTCAGAGTCAACAACAACCgctacagcagcagcagccacaGACACCGCAATCTTCTCAGCAGCAGGCTCTACAGCAACAGCAAGTTCTGCAGCATCAGCAGATGCAGAAGCCGGGTGGGGCTATACATACTTCCAACCAGCAGCAACCGCAGCAACTTGTTCAACGTATCGTCCAACAACAGGTTCTCCAGGGAGCACCGGGAAGTAATCAACACTCAGGACAACCGCAAAACATTGTCATTATCAACCAAGGTAGTAACCAGCAGCAAATTATTACATCCTCTGCAGGGCCATTACCGGGACAAATGCAAGCAATGACTCAACAGCAAAGAGTCCAATACCTGCAGAATTTACAACAACAGAAACAACAGTCACAGCAGATAATTGTGAGTGGTTCAGGGCCAGGACCGGGTTCATCTCAACAGCAGAGCCAAATTCTGCAACAGCCGGTACAAACTGGCCAAACGATAAGTCAAAACATAGTCCATATACAACAGAGGCCCCTGCAGCAGAACATGAATGTACAAACAGGTGGTCCAGGACAAACACAACTACAGCATCAGCAAGTCATGACTTCGGTAGGACAAGGAATGTTAGCAGGTCAGCAACAAACTGGGCAACAaccacaacagcaacaacaaacgATTGTCGTTCAGCAACAACATATGGTTGGAAATCAGCAGCCGACGATAATTCAACAACAGATGCTATCCCAACAACAACCACAACAGCAGTCACTACAGCAACCCCAACAGCAACTGATTATCCAACAATCTGTTCAGGGTTCACAAACGGGGCAGCCACAGCAACAGATCATTCAACAGACCATACCAAACAGCGGAGGAACCGTTCATCAACTATTGCAGCAATCGAGCCAACAGTCTGGCCCGGGTCCGACAATCCTTCAGCAACACATCGTTGGCCAGGCAGCACCACCTACATCTCAACCAATGGAGGGTCAGATTATGCAGCAAACCGGACCTGGAGGTGAAATTATTCAACAAACGCAGTTGATTGCgggacaacaacaacaacaacctgGTCAACAACAATCGCAGTTGATTGCgggacaacaacaacaacaacctgGTCAACAACAAACGCAGCCGCAATGGGCTTCACAAAGCCCAATTCATCAACAAAGTCAACCGAACCAATCTCCGATTCAACAGTTTCAGCAGCAACCACAAGGAATACCGGCAGGGGCCACCATTATTCAGCAAACTATTGTTCCACCGGGAGCGACTGTGCCTGGTCAACCCGGCGTTGCTCCAGGTCCTCCTGGTGGACCTCCACAATTCGTTAGATCAACCCTCCGGCCGCAGGTTCAACGACAGTATATACAATTGGATCCACAAACTCATGCCACACTTCAAAAGTTGGATCCTGCGGCCCGTCAGGAGTACATTGATCGTTTGCAGGCGAAACAAAGAGTTCTCATGCAGCAACGACAACAGCACGCTGCCGCTTTTCAGGCCCGACCTGGGCATCCTGGAATGCAAGCTGGCGTGCGTCAACAGCAGATTATTTACCGTGGACCAATGCCTCCAGGGCTCAATCAACAACAGCAAATGCAATGGATACAGCAACAGAACGCGCGACCAGGTGTCCAGGTTCGTCCTGGAGCCCCTGGTCTGAGTCCAATCACACAGCAAAATGTAGCCCCACCTGGGTCTCCAATGGGTCAGTTCCCCATCGATCCCAACACATCTCCACAGcaccaacaacagcaacagcaacaaagaATGCAGCTCGAACGTCAGCAACAACACAGGCTACTCCAAATGCAATTGCAGCGCGAGCAGGCTCAGAAAGGTGTCCAGGGTCAACCTCAGCAGGGGCAGGTGGTTTCCCCTCGTGGTGCTGGTTTTCCACCGGACGGAATCATCGGTGACGGAACAACCACTATAGTCCAGCAAACTATCGTTGGTCCACCTCAAGACCCAAACGTCCCGCCAGGTACTCAACAGATGAAAAATCAAACCAAAACGGCGTTGGCTAACATGCTCAGTAGTCGTCTTGGCGCCAACGGAAATGTTGTTCCGAATATTCCAGAAGCGGCGGCCGCAACCGAACCATCCGCTGCTGGCACGCTTCGGATGATGACGGCCCAACACAACGCCGCCCTGCAACAAACCATGACACCACGCTCACCTCAGGAACTAATCGTTCTACAACAACAGCGGCGTACCCTCGGCAATATTACCAATTCTGGAGCTCCAGTAGGTGCGGTAGTGAATCCGATTGTTCAACAAGTACCTCCGGGTACGCCCGGAATTTCTCAAACACCTCCAATGAAGGGTGCCCCGCCTTTTAGTCCCGGTCGAGCTCCTCTTCCGAGACCCCAATATTATGGTCATAATCCAAATCTCAAACTTCATCCGGAGTTGTTTCTGCTCGGTTGCACATTCTTCATCATAGAATATGATGAAACCCACAAAAACGATATTGAAGACTGGAAAACCATCATCAAGAAGCACGGTGGGGACATTGAAACATTTTACGGTCCCAAAGTAACCCACGTTCTCTGTCGCACTCAACGCCATGGGGTCGTCATGCAGGCCATTCGGGACGCGAAACGATGCATCACCTCCTATTGGTTGAATGACATCGTTCTGAAGAAGCAACTATTGCCACCGTGGCAGGCTCTGCATCTGCCAACGCCATCGATTTTTGGAAATCAAAAACCAGCCACCAGACATAACATGTCACTTACCGGTTTCGAGGGTGACGAACGCTTCCGCATCAAGCAGATGATTGAAGAATCCGGCGCCAAGATGACACCCTATTTTAGCAAATCGAACACGGTGCTTATCTGCAAACGAATCGACAACCAGAAGTACAAGTATGCCAAAGATTGGAATATTCCGACGGTCAACACGGTGTGGCTGAGCGATATCCTGCTCGGGAATCTGAGCGCCATGCAGCAGTGCGATGGACCGAAGTATCAGCAGTTCAATCTCAGCTGTCCATTCAGGATTGACTATAATTTGGTGATGCATTTGATGA CCGCTTGGAAATCCCCCATCAATTTAACACCAGAGTCACACGAACGTGTCAAACGAAGTTTATCTGAACCGCCCCAGTCTGCTTCGACTGTGAAAAAAGTGCGAACCCTGCCACCACTGGAACTGATTCCGAATGAGATCATCTGCCAGCGTCAACTCGACGCCGATAGCATACCGAATGTTTTGTTCTCTCAAATCGATAACGTCGAAGGCTTGACTAGAGCCGTTAT GACTCTTGGCGGTCGCATTGCAAGCGGACCACCGGATGCTACACACCTAGTGATGACGAGGGTGGCGAGGACGGTAAAGCTGATCGCCGCAATTACCAAAATCAAGCACCTGCTTTCAACCAAGTGGATCACGGAGAGCGCTGTGGCCGGATTTTTTCTGCCGATGGAAGATTACAAGCTGGACGTGAAGGAGTTGGACGAGATGTTCAAGTGTGAGCTGTACAAAGTGTTGGAATCGCCTATCCGAGGTAAACTGTTCGAGGGTAAAATTTTCTTCGTGACCCCTCAGGTCAAGCCATCCTTCAAGGACGTGAGACAGATGATTGAACTGAGTGGCGGTGTGGTAGAGAAGAACCCACGGACGATCAAGAAGATTCGCGAGACGAACCTTGAGAAACCGGGCAGCTATGTGATCGTTAGCTGCCCCGAAGACCGAGTCATCATCCAGCCATTCATACAGAAGGGCAAACATGGTGTATGTCAAATATGTACCACTGAGTTCGTTATGCAGTCGATTCTGCAGCAAAAATTAACAATCGAGCCCCACATCATAAAGTGGGAGTTGGTGTCGTAA